The Parashewanella tropica genome window below encodes:
- the fmt gene encoding methionyl-tRNA formyltransferase: protein MKPLNIIFAGTPDFAARHLQALIDSHHNVIGVYTQPDRPAGRGKKLQASPVKQLAEQHDISVYQPKSLRTEDAQQELAGLNADIMVVVAYGLILPQVVLDTPKLGCINVHGSILPRWRGAAPIQRSIWAGDVETGVTIMQMDIGLDTGDMLLKTKLPILPEDTSATLYEKLAEQGPVALLAALDGLAAGTLQAEVQDDALANYAEKLSKEEAKIDWNKSAKQLWQEVRAFNPWPVSHFAHRDQTIKVWEADFQHTEHNAKVGSVVSADKSGIAIAAADGVLILKTLQIPGKKPMAAADVLNGKADWFQVGQLIGSSEA, encoded by the coding sequence TTGAAACCACTCAATATTATTTTTGCCGGTACGCCGGATTTTGCTGCTCGCCATTTACAAGCCTTAATCGACTCTCACCATAATGTGATTGGGGTTTATACCCAACCTGATCGTCCAGCAGGTCGCGGTAAAAAATTGCAAGCCAGCCCAGTAAAGCAACTAGCCGAACAACACGACATTAGCGTTTACCAACCTAAAAGCTTACGAACTGAAGATGCACAACAAGAATTAGCTGGGCTGAACGCTGACATCATGGTGGTGGTCGCTTATGGTTTGATTTTGCCACAAGTGGTATTAGACACGCCAAAGCTTGGCTGCATCAATGTTCATGGTTCTATTCTTCCCCGCTGGCGAGGCGCGGCACCGATTCAACGCTCGATTTGGGCGGGCGATGTTGAAACTGGTGTGACGATTATGCAAATGGATATTGGCCTCGATACTGGTGATATGCTGCTGAAAACCAAACTGCCGATTTTGCCTGAAGACACCAGTGCGACCTTATACGAAAAACTCGCCGAACAAGGCCCAGTTGCTCTGCTGGCAGCACTAGATGGCCTAGCTGCTGGCACACTGCAAGCCGAAGTACAGGATGATGCTTTGGCCAATTATGCTGAAAAGCTGTCAAAAGAAGAAGCTAAAATTGACTGGAACAAATCGGCAAAACAATTATGGCAAGAAGTCCGTGCCTTCAACCCTTGGCCTGTCAGTCATTTTGCACATCGTGATCAAACCATCAAAGTCTGGGAAGCGGATTTTCAACATACCGAACACAATGCCAAAGTAGGAAGTGTTGTATCTGCAGATAAAAGCGGTATTGCGATTGCCGCCGCTGATGGTGTTTTAATCTTAAAAACACTGCAAATCCCCGGTAAAAAACCGATGGCCGCAGCCGATGTCCTCAATGGTAAAGCCGATTGGTTCCAAGTTGGGCAATTGATTGGCAGCAGTGAGGCTTAA
- the def gene encoding peptide deformylase — protein sequence MALLPVLRFPDERLRTIAKPVTEFDDKLQTQIEDMLETMYEEKGIGLAATQVDYHQRLIVMDLQDDVERPNVFINPEIVESSGHFENEEGCLSVPGVYAKVERAENVTVKALDRDGKEFTVEADGLFAICLQHEMDHIVGKLFVDYLSPLKRNRIKQKLEKEARLAAKNA from the coding sequence ATGGCACTATTACCTGTTTTACGTTTTCCCGATGAGCGTTTGCGCACTATCGCAAAGCCAGTTACTGAATTTGATGACAAGCTGCAAACTCAAATCGAAGACATGCTAGAAACCATGTACGAAGAAAAAGGCATTGGTCTTGCAGCAACTCAGGTGGACTATCATCAGCGCTTAATTGTGATGGACTTACAAGATGACGTTGAGCGTCCAAATGTATTCATCAACCCAGAGATTGTTGAGTCCAGTGGTCATTTTGAAAACGAAGAAGGCTGTTTATCCGTCCCAGGCGTCTACGCCAAAGTTGAACGTGCAGAGAATGTGACGGTAAAAGCGTTGGATCGTGACGGCAAAGAATTCACTGTAGAAGCCGATGGCTTGTTTGCTATCTGCCTTCAACACGAAATGGATCACATTGTCGGAAAGCTATTTGTGGATTACTTGTCACCACTCAAACGCAATCGCATTAAGCAAAAGTTAGAAAAAGAAGCTCGTCTGGCTGCGAAAAACGCCTAA
- a CDS encoding LysM peptidoglycan-binding domain-containing protein, with translation MDRYMKRIILILLVLMTSAALADTLALKQDRPQTYVVKKGDTLWDISTFYLQDPWRWPELWDANPQVTNPHLIYPGDTLTLVFINGQPRLVKKAHKKLSPHGRIIAKNTAIPMIDLGVIQPYILQNRIETLDWLEGKAKVLGGERESRFHTLNDVIYVDKTLDVGQKLALYQPGRDLEAHGEHLGKELVLTGSGRVIESGRVSKVQILNNQRETKAGFFALPVDEEAMMSAYYMPAPGAVDSITRVIAIANKQREAGQLSVVYLDNGSKAGIRSGQVFDIFRDGDEIVIDANEQPVQTEDRNAYNNLMAAISDDNAITVPDTFRGKLMVFKVFDDVSFGLILLNDRPVRVGDKIVTPRSGAIARQ, from the coding sequence ATGGACCGTTATATGAAACGCATAATTCTAATACTGCTCGTTTTGATGACGAGTGCAGCGCTCGCCGATACTTTGGCGCTAAAGCAAGATCGTCCACAAACCTATGTGGTCAAAAAAGGCGATACTTTATGGGATATCTCTACTTTTTATTTACAAGATCCTTGGCGCTGGCCTGAATTATGGGATGCCAACCCTCAAGTGACAAATCCTCACCTTATTTACCCCGGTGATACCTTAACATTAGTTTTTATTAATGGTCAGCCTAGGCTGGTTAAAAAAGCGCATAAAAAACTGTCACCACATGGTCGAATTATCGCTAAAAATACCGCTATTCCCATGATCGACCTTGGCGTTATTCAGCCGTATATTTTGCAAAATCGTATTGAAACGCTTGATTGGCTTGAAGGCAAAGCGAAAGTACTTGGTGGTGAACGTGAATCTCGCTTTCATACCCTTAATGATGTGATTTACGTCGATAAGACTCTGGATGTTGGACAAAAGTTGGCGTTATATCAACCTGGACGTGATCTTGAAGCCCACGGTGAGCATTTAGGTAAAGAGCTTGTTCTAACCGGAAGTGGTAGAGTGATTGAATCTGGTCGAGTCTCAAAGGTACAAATTCTGAATAATCAGCGAGAAACTAAAGCGGGTTTTTTTGCGTTGCCAGTCGATGAAGAAGCCATGATGTCAGCTTACTATATGCCAGCTCCTGGAGCCGTGGACAGCATTACCCGAGTGATTGCGATTGCCAATAAACAGCGTGAAGCTGGTCAGCTAAGCGTGGTGTATCTAGATAATGGTAGTAAGGCGGGAATACGTTCTGGTCAAGTCTTCGATATTTTCCGTGACGGCGATGAAATTGTGATTGATGCGAATGAGCAGCCAGTACAAACAGAAGATCGCAATGCCTATAACAATCTAATGGCCGCCATTTCTGATGATAATGCGATAACGGTTCCCGATACCTTTCGTGGTAAATTAATGGTGTTTAAGGTGTTTGATGACGTGAGTTTTGGTTTGATTTTATTAAATGATCGTCCAGTGCGTGTCGGGGATAAGATTGTAACACCTCGCTCGGGAGCCATCGCTAGGCAATGA
- the dprA gene encoding DNA-processing protein DprA: protein MTASALADWLVVSAVSGLGPTRIQQLLKHLSLSELRWAIEHRPHDLPASAKSLASLKYHPEKVDFALSWLQSSSEHHILCQDDDHYPPLLKHISDPPLLLFVKGDPMALALPSVAIVGSRDATPAGLKHSYELSKQLVEAGMTVTSGLAAGIDGAAHSGALAARTELALKTTAVLGTGVEEIYPKRHRKLYQDIQAHGCLISEYWPDTRPYAGNFPKRNRIISGLSLGTLVVEASRRSGSLITARLAMEQGRDVFALPGSILSHQSQGCHDLIQQGAKLTTCVDDILQELPTIFRHHLEESKKQHHIVEKAQPDLPFSSLLASVGYETTTIDVIVEHSGIAIDQVLEQLLELELQGWVATVPGGYVKLKRS, encoded by the coding sequence ATGACCGCATCAGCGCTGGCCGATTGGCTAGTTGTTAGTGCGGTATCTGGGTTAGGGCCAACTCGGATTCAACAATTATTAAAGCATCTTTCTTTATCTGAGCTAAGGTGGGCGATAGAGCATCGCCCTCACGATTTACCTGCTTCAGCTAAAAGTCTTGCCTCCTTAAAATACCACCCTGAAAAAGTTGATTTTGCCTTATCATGGCTACAGTCCTCTTCCGAGCATCATATTCTTTGCCAAGACGATGACCATTATCCACCGTTGTTAAAACATATTAGCGATCCTCCTCTGTTACTGTTTGTTAAGGGCGATCCAATGGCGTTAGCCTTGCCTTCAGTAGCGATAGTGGGCAGCCGAGATGCTACGCCAGCAGGGTTAAAGCACAGCTATGAATTGTCAAAGCAGCTAGTAGAGGCTGGAATGACAGTAACCAGTGGCTTAGCGGCTGGTATTGATGGCGCTGCGCACAGCGGAGCGTTGGCGGCTCGAACTGAGTTAGCGTTGAAAACCACAGCGGTATTAGGAACAGGCGTTGAAGAAATTTATCCAAAACGTCATCGAAAACTGTACCAAGATATTCAAGCACATGGCTGTCTCATTAGTGAATATTGGCCAGACACTCGGCCTTATGCAGGGAATTTTCCGAAACGAAATCGTATTATTAGCGGTCTTAGTTTAGGTACGCTGGTGGTTGAGGCGTCTCGTCGTAGTGGCTCGCTAATTACGGCAAGACTGGCAATGGAGCAAGGGCGAGATGTGTTTGCGCTTCCTGGGAGCATTTTGAGTCATCAAAGTCAGGGCTGCCATGACTTAATTCAGCAAGGAGCAAAGTTGACAACATGTGTGGATGATATTTTGCAAGAATTACCCACTATTTTTCGCCATCATCTTGAAGAGTCAAAAAAGCAGCACCATATAGTAGAAAAGGCACAACCTGATTTGCCATTTTCTTCACTCTTGGCTAGTGTAGGCTATGAGACAACGACAATTGATGTCATTGTCGAGCATAGTGGAATTGCGATCGATCAAGTGCTGGAGCAATTACTTGAACTTGAACTGCAAGGTTGGGTGGCAACAGTACCTGGTGGTTACGTTAAACTGAAGAGGAGTTAG
- a CDS encoding DUF494 family protein — MFDILMYLFENYVQGDTELLVDEGELTQELTRAGFHQSEIIKALDWLERLADLQTKEGSYLRTHNQQSFRIYTTEEMDKLDVESRGFILFLEQIKVLNVETREMVIDRVMELEDSYLGLDDLKWVILMVLFNAPGHQSAYEQMEDLIFEQPDGRLHS, encoded by the coding sequence ATGTTTGACATTTTAATGTACCTTTTCGAGAACTATGTCCAAGGAGATACAGAGTTATTAGTGGATGAGGGTGAGCTGACTCAAGAATTGACACGAGCAGGTTTTCATCAATCAGAAATCATTAAGGCCTTAGATTGGTTAGAGCGATTAGCGGATTTACAGACTAAGGAGGGATCTTATCTCCGCACACATAACCAACAATCTTTTCGTATTTATACTACAGAGGAAATGGACAAACTGGATGTAGAAAGTCGTGGCTTTATCTTGTTCCTTGAACAGATCAAGGTGCTGAATGTCGAAACTCGTGAAATGGTTATCGACCGTGTGATGGAGCTAGAAGACAGCTACCTTGGGTTGGACGACTTAAAGTGGGTGATTTTGATGGTCTTATTTAATGCTCCTGGTCACCAATCGGCTTACGAACAAATGGAAGATTTGATTTTTGAGCAGCCTGATGGCCGATTACACTCTTAA
- a CDS encoding protein kinase domain-containing protein — MSQPIKQKQPNQYAAHSYTKHFTSMQMLKQEWCALTQCAGDGIQKVIDIDLSNRILTLEFDASYQPLLYLPKSEANIFNQLLPKITALISYCHHKGWIHGDIKPSNILYHPSSLQVKLIDFGASLPIGLNRSSLPYWQCTPSFSSINQQEGKGKVDTNDDWQGVFKICQQFFEQCYKTR; from the coding sequence ATGAGCCAACCAATAAAACAAAAACAACCCAACCAATACGCGGCACACTCTTACACAAAGCACTTCACCTCTATGCAAATGCTGAAGCAAGAGTGGTGTGCGCTAACACAATGTGCCGGAGATGGAATACAAAAAGTCATCGATATTGACCTTTCAAACCGCATTCTTACTTTAGAATTCGATGCCAGCTATCAGCCACTGTTGTATTTGCCAAAATCAGAGGCGAACATCTTCAATCAGCTGCTGCCTAAAATCACAGCGTTGATATCATATTGCCACCATAAAGGCTGGATCCACGGAGATATCAAACCCTCAAATATTCTCTACCACCCAAGTTCTTTGCAGGTAAAACTTATCGACTTTGGCGCGAGCTTACCCATAGGTCTTAACCGCTCATCACTACCCTATTGGCAATGTACTCCTAGCTTTAGCAGTATCAACCAACAAGAAGGAAAAGGAAAAGTCGACACTAATGATGATTGGCAAGGGGTATTCAAAATTTGTCAGCAATTTTTCGAACAGTGTTATAAAACAAGGTAG
- the tssM gene encoding type VI secretion system membrane subunit TssM, whose product MKLKMYTVISLVLCIILSTLAWIIFPQLSWLMYPAIISIIITIGLCYFLYAQSEYGKQHKLRRDQIKAEKQQAAQINTIIRSAVSRIKNAKNIKHSTLYDLPWYLVLGEQAAGKSTLLKQNGLELLLDDTLKEQQQTYIRFWYNEDIICLEVGDKIYNGHEFNHSLWSTLSKQLLKVRPRQSLNGVVNLLNCKSLITMDRKTRETQAKQVKDAMLALTAKLKLSVPFYCVLAKVDVISDFIEFFDPYSNEELAEPLGITFDTSAHVPFQPSAFQEKVKSFLSGITQQQFELLFNINSEQTASVIALPYQLRLFFHIVSEWITELGKESRAKHCVWIRGVYFLNCVVDEHSYDILGKVIALHSEFNTNEQRQRVARRRHFFAQKLLQQSILPEAQLAGINTRMQMGYLFFRSTLAIGALLLIALTIWTLKNNWSADEDWRNNALTQLSLYKNDLQHSQQNPTRFQDVIELLSELRAVAKEGVAPKPWYRKVSLKQGDIAAQIYSIYESQLSMLLLPQLERLGAKDLSHYVEQRDSSKIFEVLRYYEMLSNKSKLETIDLRSYLLGIIKKQALLSESEQTTLSDLLVDLFNSNYQKRIKLNDRLVAEASNILIGLSPERLIYAKIINTAKHKQLVDVRKQLGTNFDSIFSFTPNYQGFMIPKLFTKQGYKTIDLSANSPTLKELMSEFEFIQKGNSEVSPLEMKALSQNVQRLYYSDYIRRWNDLLNNISIKHFTSSNELSLALHGARQPVASPVLDTLEAIVMNTDLINQNSNIAVLAGKVGGDNTQTQANKLVSTVKPESTVNQAFQPYFDYLKGTGDKSKSLPVDGLIQQFDQLDTYFTRALSSPNASEAMNKYAIVHASGKADPISNLELEAAKYPEQVKRWALSIAQQSWRLVMQKNMDYINSQWNDKVYQTYDESFEGRFPFYQKENLEVALDDFTQMFMAKGQIDSFITQYLTPFTYWQGNTLKLAKIDGIFLPMGKHSLDLLNQAQLVSRVFFGATGKKLSLNINLMPISMASRVTDFELGADNAIFSYDQGPRVAKQIQWPLDSSSDVIRSSFFSGVNRIASKSYQGPWGLLRFLFDGQSTSTNDPLVRRLTYRLNGNSIDLDYKLPDSKIILDSQFFSQLRLEELL is encoded by the coding sequence ATGAAGTTAAAGATGTATACCGTGATCAGCTTGGTGCTTTGCATCATTCTGTCGACGCTTGCTTGGATAATTTTCCCACAACTCTCATGGCTCATGTATCCAGCAATTATTTCAATCATCATCACTATCGGACTATGCTATTTTTTGTACGCTCAATCTGAGTATGGCAAGCAACACAAACTTCGTCGTGATCAAATCAAGGCCGAAAAACAACAAGCTGCACAAATCAATACCATCATTCGATCTGCTGTATCACGGATCAAAAATGCCAAAAACATTAAGCACAGTACACTCTACGATCTACCTTGGTATCTCGTATTAGGAGAGCAAGCTGCTGGCAAAAGTACCTTATTGAAACAAAATGGATTAGAGCTGTTATTAGATGACACCTTAAAGGAGCAGCAACAAACGTACATTCGCTTTTGGTACAACGAAGACATCATCTGTCTAGAAGTGGGTGATAAAATCTATAACGGTCATGAGTTCAATCATTCACTCTGGAGCACCTTAAGTAAACAACTGTTAAAAGTGCGTCCCCGCCAAAGTCTAAATGGCGTCGTCAATCTGCTTAATTGTAAAAGTTTAATAACCATGGATAGGAAAACACGGGAGACTCAAGCGAAACAAGTCAAAGATGCCATGCTCGCGTTAACCGCTAAGCTCAAACTCTCTGTACCTTTTTATTGTGTATTAGCCAAAGTGGATGTTATTTCAGACTTTATTGAATTTTTTGATCCCTACTCCAATGAGGAGCTAGCCGAGCCACTAGGGATCACCTTTGATACATCAGCCCACGTTCCCTTTCAACCCTCTGCTTTTCAAGAAAAAGTAAAATCATTTTTAAGCGGGATCACACAGCAACAGTTTGAATTACTGTTTAACATTAACTCTGAACAAACGGCCTCTGTCATTGCCTTACCCTATCAGCTCAGACTGTTCTTTCATATCGTATCAGAGTGGATAACAGAGCTCGGCAAAGAAAGTCGAGCTAAACACTGCGTTTGGATAAGAGGGGTCTATTTTCTCAATTGTGTTGTTGATGAACACTCCTATGACATTTTAGGCAAAGTCATCGCCTTACACTCCGAGTTTAATACCAACGAACAAAGACAAAGAGTCGCGAGAAGACGGCACTTTTTTGCTCAAAAACTGTTACAGCAATCCATTTTACCTGAAGCACAACTCGCTGGGATCAACACCAGAATGCAAATGGGATATCTGTTTTTCCGAAGTACGTTGGCCATCGGTGCCCTGCTACTGATTGCGCTCACCATATGGACCTTAAAGAATAACTGGAGTGCCGACGAAGACTGGCGAAACAATGCCCTCACCCAATTGAGCCTCTACAAAAATGACTTACAACATTCACAGCAAAATCCAACCCGTTTCCAAGATGTGATTGAACTGCTCAGTGAATTAAGAGCCGTCGCCAAAGAAGGCGTTGCGCCTAAACCTTGGTATCGAAAAGTCAGCCTAAAACAAGGCGATATTGCTGCGCAAATATACAGCATTTATGAGTCACAGCTCAGTATGTTATTACTGCCACAACTTGAGCGACTCGGAGCGAAAGATCTGTCCCATTATGTTGAACAGCGCGACTCCAGTAAAATTTTTGAAGTACTGCGTTACTATGAAATGCTTTCCAATAAATCTAAATTAGAAACGATTGATTTAAGATCTTATTTACTGGGGATCATAAAAAAACAAGCCTTACTTTCCGAGTCTGAACAAACCACGCTATCAGACTTATTGGTTGATCTCTTTAACAGCAACTATCAAAAACGCATAAAGTTAAACGATAGACTGGTGGCAGAGGCCAGTAATATTTTAATTGGCTTATCGCCAGAAAGACTCATTTACGCAAAAATCATTAACACCGCAAAACATAAACAGTTGGTTGATGTAAGAAAACAGCTCGGTACTAATTTTGATTCAATATTCAGTTTTACACCAAATTATCAAGGTTTTATGATCCCCAAGCTGTTCACCAAGCAGGGCTATAAAACCATAGACTTAAGTGCAAACTCTCCCACCTTAAAAGAACTCATGTCTGAATTTGAATTCATACAGAAAGGGAATAGCGAAGTTTCTCCACTTGAAATGAAAGCTCTGAGCCAAAATGTTCAACGTCTCTATTATTCAGATTACATTCGACGATGGAATGATCTATTAAACAATATCAGTATCAAACACTTCACATCATCCAATGAGCTTTCTTTGGCACTTCACGGGGCAAGACAACCCGTCGCGAGCCCTGTTTTAGATACCTTAGAAGCCATCGTGATGAACACAGATCTGATCAATCAAAATAGCAATATAGCTGTCCTTGCTGGGAAAGTCGGTGGCGATAACACTCAAACACAAGCAAATAAACTCGTTAGCACAGTAAAACCTGAATCTACCGTTAACCAAGCCTTTCAACCTTACTTCGACTACCTGAAAGGCACTGGCGATAAATCAAAGTCGTTACCTGTTGATGGTTTAATACAACAATTTGATCAATTAGATACTTATTTCACTAGAGCTTTATCCAGTCCTAATGCCAGTGAAGCAATGAATAAATACGCCATTGTACATGCATCCGGAAAAGCCGATCCGATTTCAAATTTAGAGCTTGAAGCAGCGAAGTACCCAGAGCAAGTTAAACGGTGGGCATTATCCATTGCTCAACAATCTTGGCGATTGGTCATGCAAAAAAATATGGATTACATCAACAGTCAATGGAATGACAAAGTGTACCAAACCTATGATGAATCCTTTGAAGGACGGTTTCCCTTTTATCAAAAAGAAAACTTAGAAGTTGCCCTAGATGATTTTACTCAAATGTTCATGGCAAAAGGCCAAATTGACAGCTTTATTACTCAATACCTTACGCCCTTTACATACTGGCAAGGCAATACACTTAAATTAGCCAAAATCGATGGGATATTTCTGCCCATGGGCAAGCATTCTTTAGACCTATTGAACCAAGCCCAATTAGTCAGTCGGGTATTTTTTGGCGCTACAGGTAAAAAGCTCTCTTTGAATATCAATTTAATGCCAATATCCATGGCTTCTCGAGTCACGGATTTTGAGCTTGGGGCCGATAATGCTATTTTCAGCTACGATCAAGGACCCAGAGTGGCCAAACAAATCCAATGGCCACTCGACAGTAGCTCAGATGTCATTCGCAGTAGCTTTTTTAGCGGTGTCAATCGCATTGCGTCGAAGTCATATCAAGGCCCATGGGGATTATTACGCTTCTTATTTGATGGTCAATCCACATCGACGAATGATCCACTGGTTAGAAGGCTGACATACAGACTGAACGGAAACAGCATAGATTTGGATTACAAATTGCCTGATTCAAAAATCATTTTAGACAGCCAATTTTTCAGCCAACTAAGACTCGAAGAGTTGCTATGA
- the icmH gene encoding type IVB secretion system protein IcmH/DotU: protein MNDIFTEEPTVVVQRTAIEEELDTDPTQTHILDLSDIEYIISDLVVYGNPLLNPATDILGMLITIPRQGKPTNVELFRQQLLNKIADFRKQAVHLSYHPSVLDKSCFVLCAALDEAIIYTPWGEQHHWQNNSLLSKVFQERNGGEVFFQLLEKACHQPTKLIDFIELQYVLLMLGFQGLYRDQKESELYDLKTELYAILKIYRDKQSLTRPQASKPKKASPPRHFLNMKTVLAFSVFIVLMSYGISEYWYFNRSKHISNELEQIGLINIHPLTNVELFHPETEPITPSTPHAPKK, encoded by the coding sequence ATGAATGATATATTTACCGAAGAGCCCACGGTTGTAGTTCAGCGCACAGCGATTGAAGAAGAGCTTGATACTGACCCAACCCAGACTCACATTCTAGACTTAAGTGATATCGAATACATCATTAGCGATCTCGTCGTCTATGGTAATCCCCTACTCAACCCTGCCACTGATATTTTAGGGATGCTAATCACCATCCCAAGGCAAGGAAAGCCAACCAATGTTGAGCTATTTAGACAACAGTTACTCAATAAAATTGCCGATTTTCGAAAACAAGCCGTCCACCTTTCCTATCACCCAAGTGTGCTAGATAAGAGTTGTTTTGTATTATGCGCCGCACTCGATGAAGCCATTATTTATACCCCGTGGGGAGAGCAACACCATTGGCAAAATAATTCACTGCTGAGCAAAGTGTTTCAAGAGCGAAATGGCGGGGAGGTATTTTTTCAACTACTGGAAAAAGCGTGTCACCAACCCACTAAGTTGATTGATTTTATCGAGCTCCAGTACGTATTACTCATGTTAGGGTTTCAAGGATTATATCGAGATCAAAAAGAAAGCGAACTCTACGACTTAAAAACAGAACTCTATGCCATCCTAAAAATCTATCGTGATAAACAAAGCCTTACTCGCCCTCAAGCCAGCAAACCTAAAAAAGCCTCACCACCCAGACACTTTCTCAATATGAAAACCGTATTGGCCTTTTCCGTTTTTATCGTATTGATGAGCTATGGGATTTCCGAGTATTGGTATTTCAATCGCAGTAAGCATATCAGTAATGAATTAGAGCAAATTGGGCTTATTAATATCCACCCATTAACGAATGTAGAGCTTTTTCATCCTGAAACGGAACCTATAACCCCCTCGACGCCTCATGCACCGAAAAAATGA
- the tssK gene encoding type VI secretion system baseplate subunit TssK produces MDTNKIVWSEGMFLSPQHFQQQDRYHEYFTRQLIEQNNACFYGLTALHIDNSLLTIGKVSITHAKGIFPDGTPFEILESLTIEIPSSTTNKLVYLALPLTRTGAVNVGKSTRFRFSPFEYATFDTTREHSDSVQLELGKLNIVLKLEGDDLQDYIVLSVAKVMEFRSEGEVILSKEFVPNCLYYNVSHYLTNGITDLAAHMQYRATTIATRLQTEESSKSYQALLRDYLWLQALCTWLPKFRHDAEMSNAATYQLYLDCISLYGQMCGLENRVPKTLRQWNQSELYSVFVDLFSEIKTLLSEIKLDNVTSLKWDESLFASRRLLRTVIPDRNLFKQGRFILVVTSSIGSVRLNEEFPKSAKLAGNSTIVNLVRSAIQGVGLLNLPYAPSELKSKVDASYFEVDVQSELWKQLVDKEDPIALHIDERIEDVCVEFHVIR; encoded by the coding sequence ATGGATACCAATAAGATTGTTTGGAGTGAGGGGATGTTTTTAAGTCCTCAGCATTTTCAGCAACAAGACCGATACCATGAATACTTTACCAGACAATTGATAGAGCAGAACAACGCTTGCTTTTATGGTCTCACCGCACTTCACATTGATAACTCATTACTCACGATTGGAAAAGTGTCAATCACGCACGCTAAAGGCATTTTTCCTGATGGAACGCCTTTTGAAATATTGGAAAGTTTGACCATTGAAATCCCCAGTAGTACCACCAATAAACTGGTGTACTTAGCCCTGCCATTGACTCGAACAGGGGCGGTGAATGTCGGTAAAAGCACCCGCTTTCGATTTTCTCCCTTTGAATACGCCACCTTTGATACGACTCGTGAACACAGTGACTCGGTACAACTGGAATTAGGCAAGCTCAATATTGTACTCAAGCTCGAAGGTGATGACTTACAAGATTACATTGTACTCTCGGTTGCCAAAGTCATGGAGTTTAGGAGTGAAGGCGAGGTTATACTCAGTAAAGAATTTGTTCCCAACTGTTTGTACTACAATGTCTCTCACTATCTGACCAACGGCATTACCGATCTTGCGGCTCACATGCAATATCGAGCCACAACTATTGCTACGCGTCTGCAAACAGAAGAAAGCAGTAAAAGCTATCAAGCATTACTTCGAGATTATTTATGGTTACAAGCTCTGTGCACTTGGCTTCCAAAGTTTAGACATGATGCTGAAATGTCTAATGCCGCTACTTACCAGCTGTATTTAGATTGCATATCCCTTTACGGACAAATGTGTGGTTTGGAAAATAGGGTACCCAAAACGTTACGTCAATGGAATCAAAGTGAACTTTACTCCGTATTTGTTGACCTCTTTAGCGAAATCAAAACCCTATTGAGTGAAATTAAACTCGATAATGTCACAAGCCTAAAATGGGATGAAAGCCTATTTGCCAGCCGCCGATTACTCAGAACCGTCATCCCTGATAGAAACTTATTTAAACAAGGCCGATTTATACTGGTGGTAACCTCAAGTATTGGCTCTGTTCGACTCAACGAAGAGTTTCCTAAATCTGCGAAACTGGCTGGCAATTCGACCATAGTGAATTTGGTCAGAAGTGCCATACAAGGGGTTGGTCTATTAAACCTCCCTTACGCCCCTTCTGAGCTTAAATCAAAAGTCGATGCTTCGTATTTTGAAGTCGATGTGCAATCAGAACTTTGGAAGCAGCTCGTCGATAAAGAGGATCCTATTGCTCTGCATATTGATGAAAGGATTGAAGATGTGTGTGTCGAGTTTCATGTAATTAGGTGA